One Paenarthrobacter aurescens TC1 DNA window includes the following coding sequences:
- a CDS encoding hypothetical protein (identified by Glimmer2; putative) — protein sequence MSSTTTALQGGNMLDTHSFSVILAVHPVVQGQSSPEYSIPLTPAPVRVPAGRGLTVGRPLKEAAEHYDHVAIPQEIIGSIPVGIVPERALNLIPVRLPDGSMTVAASLTASNPDYWCIGARGQRTGPDVWHRLYDGDAVTILRRGSIRDDWDFFLRAQIFNKNLERPDTPAGSGTLLSEPAMLEREAKGMASNLRRDLFGREIQYWGPWALVIAAVAALISANKTDRLQERINAVLDNNPALAATAPSASRSDARATTRNTQFIRPQDTFRVLSVRYESLAPAALKGYSFERLFGIDSPLSSGDDARRLFYKQLWRSQIITKDELDAVAPYLGLGAKA from the coding sequence ATGTCATCAACAACTACGGCCCTTCAGGGGGGAAACATGCTCGATACGCACTCGTTCTCCGTTATTCTCGCCGTCCACCCGGTTGTTCAAGGCCAATCCTCGCCGGAGTATTCCATACCCTTGACGCCGGCTCCGGTAAGGGTGCCCGCAGGGCGTGGCCTGACCGTGGGAAGGCCTCTTAAAGAAGCCGCAGAGCATTACGATCACGTGGCCATTCCGCAGGAAATAATCGGCTCAATTCCCGTAGGAATCGTGCCGGAACGTGCACTAAACCTCATTCCAGTACGTCTGCCGGACGGCTCCATGACCGTGGCCGCATCCCTCACGGCCAGCAACCCCGATTATTGGTGCATTGGCGCACGCGGCCAGCGCACAGGTCCCGATGTTTGGCACCGCCTCTACGACGGCGACGCGGTGACAATCCTTCGACGGGGCTCCATCCGGGACGACTGGGATTTTTTCCTTCGCGCACAGATCTTCAATAAGAACCTGGAACGTCCTGATACACCAGCGGGAAGCGGAACCCTTCTCTCAGAACCCGCAATGCTGGAACGCGAGGCCAAAGGGATGGCAAGTAACCTCCGCCGGGATCTGTTCGGACGGGAAATCCAGTACTGGGGTCCCTGGGCCCTGGTCATTGCGGCCGTCGCCGCGCTTATCAGCGCCAACAAGACAGATCGGCTGCAGGAGCGGATCAACGCGGTACTCGACAACAACCCTGCCCTCGCAGCAACGGCACCCTCCGCCAGCCGGAGCGATGCACGTGCCACAACCCGAAATACGCAGTTCATCCGGCCCCAGGACACCTTTCGGGTCCTCAGCGTCCGTTATGAAAGCCTCGCTCCAGCGGCTTTGAAGGGATATTCCTTCGAGCGGCTGTTCGGTATCGATTCACCCCTAAGTTCAGGCGACGATGCACGCAGGCTTTTCTATAAGCAACTCTGGAGGTCCCAGATCATTACCAAGGACGAGCTTGACGCTGTTGCGCCCTACCTGGGACTCGGAGCCAAGGCATGA
- a CDS encoding hypothetical protein (identified by Glimmer2; putative) — MHLVCPRDHLLMEGSATRPLVVISLFGETRSGKDAFKNGLLSVLENHGLFYRQFSYKLHSLQLEANAARDPLTHLAEQTQAATMNQKHVPLHIALTDLSRDTDDKINVALFNTGGEDNNVETGEDLRKALPFISHTDVFVVMIPPPTLPGLPEHVRMPPGSEGDSTQSRKVTFRHIERLAEAVRDGRLAEETAALKAGQPVPEPAANPIVVFALTKCDRYVDLEGFPQGTLLERRHDDQGLDALDIAMFNEQEALNKFVVDNGGHMLLKQAERIGKVFITAISGTGSDREGHAASQKSALNRCMDPLLLPLMRAGRGRMSQADIEAS, encoded by the coding sequence GTGCACCTGGTTTGTCCCAGGGACCACCTCCTAATGGAGGGCAGCGCAACCCGGCCCCTCGTGGTCATTTCCCTGTTCGGCGAAACCCGCTCAGGTAAGGACGCATTCAAAAACGGGCTGCTTTCCGTGCTTGAGAACCATGGACTGTTCTATAGGCAGTTCAGTTACAAACTGCATTCCCTTCAATTGGAGGCTAATGCTGCCCGTGATCCCCTGACCCACCTCGCGGAACAAACGCAGGCGGCAACGATGAACCAGAAGCACGTGCCGCTGCACATTGCACTCACGGACCTCAGCAGAGACACGGACGACAAAATCAACGTAGCGCTCTTCAACACCGGCGGTGAGGACAACAACGTCGAAACCGGGGAAGACCTTCGAAAAGCGTTGCCGTTTATTTCCCACACCGATGTTTTTGTGGTGATGATCCCACCCCCCACGCTCCCGGGTCTGCCCGAACACGTCAGAATGCCTCCAGGCAGTGAGGGCGATAGTACACAGAGCCGAAAAGTCACCTTCCGCCATATCGAACGTTTGGCCGAGGCCGTTCGCGATGGACGCCTCGCAGAAGAAACCGCTGCCCTCAAGGCGGGTCAGCCCGTGCCCGAGCCCGCAGCAAACCCCATAGTGGTGTTCGCGCTGACCAAGTGCGACCGCTACGTGGACCTCGAAGGGTTCCCCCAGGGAACCTTGCTCGAGCGCCGACACGACGACCAAGGGCTGGACGCCTTGGATATCGCCATGTTCAATGAGCAGGAAGCTCTGAACAAGTTTGTGGTGGACAACGGAGGACACATGCTCCTCAAACAGGCGGAACGGATCGGAAAGGTATTCATTACCGCCATCAGCGGTACTGGAAGCGACAGGGAAGGGCACGCGGCGAGTCAAAAATCCGCGCTAAACCGTTGCATGGATCCTTTGCTCCTTCCGCTCATGCGGGCAGGCCGCGGAAGGATGAGTCAGGCGGACATTGAGGCATCATGA
- a CDS encoding hypothetical protein (identified by Glimmer2; putative), translated as MQALVLMGFVLAAAVMWVGVIIMMLAGLHRAERRGHHEAPEPSQERDSEKYDAPPTRRA; from the coding sequence ATGCAGGCTCTGGTTCTGATGGGCTTTGTCTTGGCTGCGGCCGTCATGTGGGTGGGTGTCATCATCATGATGCTCGCTGGGCTGCACCGGGCCGAACGCCGTGGTCACCACGAAGCGCCGGAACCCTCACAGGAGAGGGACTCGGAGAAATACGACGCGCCCCCAACAAGGCGCGCCTAG
- a CDS encoding hypothetical protein (identified by Glimmer2; putative), with protein MLMVGIRFFQQNAARAAEEANEASPDKTPALKLPWGSRPITAMVGWVKRPSSAARKAERERVKAENDKTAAIRKAVEAFEDLGFGLLGLGGLIVAAAALQGCIQAIFGTV; from the coding sequence ATGCTGATGGTAGGGATTCGCTTTTTTCAGCAGAACGCTGCCAGGGCAGCGGAGGAAGCCAACGAGGCCAGTCCAGACAAGACTCCTGCATTAAAATTGCCGTGGGGCTCCCGCCCGATAACTGCCATGGTCGGCTGGGTGAAGCGGCCGTCATCCGCGGCGAGAAAAGCTGAGCGCGAACGCGTGAAGGCAGAAAATGACAAGACTGCGGCAATTAGGAAGGCGGTCGAGGCCTTCGAAGATCTAGGGTTTGGCCTCCTGGGTCTCGGTGGTCTGATAGTCGCGGCTGCCGCTCTCCAAGGTTGTATTCAAGCAATTTTCGGAACTGTATGA
- a CDS encoding putative membrane protein, which produces MRGRPYHKGVTHMAYTLDPNLEKPFTLKKARLPDGTELSDVTVQITEYMLDASTLGAELFEAVLTHWDNEGRPTQGLPRVVCKVVPINSPAPKLVPEHLGLREEIAYQQIRDAATGTPMPLAHLIGHKKTKRDYFFVIERYDVNALKKIAPLEDPAERIAWVQRFFAAGYVALRHLNQRVNISMRDAHPKNFLFRKPEPGEPGFEFVAVDFGHASVGPVNTLGGPLQAMAVIQHPEVLSPGGFHEGLEDDIFSLAVSSHILLSKTQATPWVGKTGKRIHFDVESEVREIKYGMPDAGNYLLADRSVVEQGEASEFLSMLDDLLRADQTREDRRRYVTHELPALVARLEPWAAASIAEMEASAAEDTRNPKRSPATVPNTPVGATIPIPGAAQPGMVVRPPHRVPYLAELEDFRPPPPVPAPPRQVFPKHQREVVGQRSQAFAVRALPFALVALLLAFIKFVPGIGLDALTDAQIVPQGWRVPSAVLLVIGLFGGWGWLYSNRSSRRPSVSLALREGFFAGLLALLILVVPTAVVSATQALFYVMPGISWRFDDWAFWPQWFFVIVLGVLTTLAILARAIFTRSGTKTFLKVGATCLLVAVASTVLASVEPNISPANHVVELDCGPKTYEFTHPTQSLCIPFSSDWEQMENFSADPFAQWMKLAGKADLGSGPTRVATGLSSNQFTCLSVFVRWDLWEPNNTTEIIVPVAPNDPASQPEVPTAKGTDGRVDRLRLGGGTYVVYSPSSGTGDSASGTTVYSAVKGGVFGNPEDLLLEGFQGARIFQVQRGCTEAEQPGIKQATEKLISSIKLNDRFRLDVSELKYKATALVTKGLDASRIEIPRPAGTSAARFGPNNTLLEDNSVLAVGGLILTNNLDFEKTAYATVLIADVPPEGYASATASSSDPAWSSAALLSAGNGFTQDHYQKQTVGTTDYYVTVRLTVRDLGTYDDAAKQRFKNSLSGVHVQSNSVDFWKGLFQ; this is translated from the coding sequence GTGCGTGGTCGCCCGTATCACAAGGGGGTAACTCACATGGCATACACTCTGGACCCCAACCTGGAGAAGCCATTCACGCTGAAGAAGGCTCGACTACCTGATGGCACTGAACTTTCAGATGTAACCGTGCAAATCACGGAGTACATGTTGGACGCGTCAACCCTGGGTGCTGAGTTATTCGAAGCGGTCCTGACCCATTGGGACAATGAGGGACGGCCCACGCAGGGACTCCCCCGTGTAGTTTGCAAAGTAGTGCCCATCAACTCTCCGGCTCCAAAGTTAGTTCCAGAGCATCTGGGACTCCGGGAGGAAATCGCCTACCAACAGATCCGGGATGCTGCTACCGGTACGCCCATGCCGTTGGCCCACCTAATCGGCCATAAGAAGACGAAAAGAGACTACTTCTTCGTCATTGAACGTTACGATGTCAACGCCTTGAAAAAGATTGCTCCGCTGGAGGATCCTGCCGAACGTATCGCTTGGGTCCAGCGCTTTTTCGCGGCGGGCTACGTGGCGCTGCGCCATCTAAACCAGCGTGTGAACATCTCTATGCGTGACGCCCACCCGAAGAACTTCCTGTTTCGAAAGCCTGAGCCAGGGGAACCCGGTTTCGAATTCGTGGCCGTCGACTTCGGGCACGCGAGCGTCGGGCCGGTTAACACGCTCGGGGGCCCCCTTCAGGCCATGGCCGTCATTCAGCACCCGGAGGTCCTGTCCCCCGGGGGCTTCCACGAAGGACTCGAAGATGACATCTTCTCCTTGGCTGTCTCCTCGCACATCCTCCTGTCAAAGACCCAAGCCACACCGTGGGTGGGCAAAACGGGAAAGCGAATCCACTTCGACGTGGAAAGTGAAGTCCGAGAGATCAAGTACGGAATGCCGGACGCCGGGAACTATCTCTTGGCTGACCGGAGCGTAGTGGAGCAGGGCGAAGCTTCTGAATTCCTGAGTATGCTCGACGACCTTCTGAGGGCCGACCAAACGCGCGAAGATCGCCGTCGGTACGTCACCCATGAACTGCCCGCCCTGGTCGCGCGGCTGGAACCATGGGCAGCGGCTTCCATCGCGGAAATGGAGGCGAGCGCAGCTGAGGATACACGGAACCCAAAAAGGAGTCCCGCGACCGTTCCCAACACGCCAGTAGGCGCCACCATCCCCATACCGGGCGCGGCGCAGCCCGGTATGGTAGTCCGGCCACCCCACCGGGTGCCCTATCTGGCGGAGCTGGAGGACTTCCGTCCGCCACCGCCCGTTCCCGCGCCACCGCGGCAAGTCTTCCCTAAACATCAACGAGAGGTTGTTGGACAGAGGAGCCAGGCGTTCGCCGTCCGGGCACTCCCCTTCGCACTGGTCGCCTTGCTGTTGGCATTCATCAAATTTGTTCCAGGAATCGGCCTTGACGCTCTGACCGACGCCCAGATTGTGCCGCAAGGCTGGCGGGTGCCTTCCGCCGTGCTCTTGGTGATAGGCCTCTTTGGTGGTTGGGGATGGTTGTATAGCAACCGGTCGTCGAGACGGCCATCAGTTTCCTTAGCACTAAGGGAAGGCTTCTTCGCGGGACTCCTGGCCTTATTGATACTGGTAGTCCCTACTGCCGTGGTTAGTGCTACACAAGCGCTCTTCTACGTGATGCCCGGCATATCCTGGCGATTTGATGACTGGGCGTTCTGGCCACAGTGGTTCTTCGTCATCGTCCTCGGCGTCCTCACCACCCTGGCGATTCTGGCGCGCGCTATCTTTACAAGGTCAGGAACGAAGACCTTCCTGAAGGTGGGCGCCACTTGCCTCCTTGTGGCCGTCGCGTCAACGGTACTCGCGTCCGTTGAACCGAACATCAGCCCGGCAAATCACGTAGTGGAACTTGACTGCGGCCCCAAGACCTACGAGTTCACACATCCTACTCAGAGCCTCTGCATTCCCTTCTCCTCAGACTGGGAGCAAATGGAGAACTTTAGTGCTGACCCCTTTGCACAGTGGATGAAGCTCGCTGGGAAAGCAGATCTCGGAAGCGGGCCCACCAGGGTGGCAACCGGCCTGTCCTCCAACCAGTTCACGTGTCTTTCCGTGTTCGTACGTTGGGACCTGTGGGAACCCAACAACACCACGGAAATCATCGTTCCTGTAGCGCCGAATGACCCGGCGTCGCAGCCAGAGGTGCCAACAGCCAAGGGAACCGACGGACGTGTTGACCGACTCCGCCTTGGCGGCGGAACCTATGTGGTCTATTCACCTTCTTCCGGTACGGGCGACTCGGCGTCCGGAACTACCGTCTACTCGGCCGTGAAGGGCGGCGTTTTCGGGAACCCCGAGGACCTCCTCCTAGAAGGCTTCCAGGGAGCCCGGATCTTCCAAGTACAGCGGGGTTGCACTGAGGCCGAGCAACCTGGGATTAAGCAAGCTACCGAAAAGCTCATATCATCCATAAAGCTGAACGACCGCTTCCGGTTGGATGTCTCGGAGCTGAAGTACAAGGCCACAGCGCTGGTCACGAAAGGCCTTGATGCTTCACGCATCGAGATCCCCCGTCCTGCCGGGACCTCCGCCGCTCGCTTTGGCCCGAACAATACCCTGCTTGAAGACAACTCGGTGTTGGCGGTCGGGGGCCTTATCCTCACCAACAACCTCGACTTTGAAAAGACTGCCTACGCTACGGTATTAATCGCCGATGTCCCCCCGGAAGGATACGCTTCCGCAACCGCCTCCAGCTCTGACCCAGCATGGTCGTCCGCTGCACTACTAAGCGCTGGTAACGGATTCACCCAGGACCACTATCAGAAACAAACCGTAGGAACCACCGACTACTACGTGACCGTCCGCCTCACCGTCCGTGATCTAGGGACCTACGATGACGCGGCCAAACAACGATTCAAGAACAGCCTTTCCGGGGTGCATGTACAGAGCAACTCGGTCGATTTTTGGAAAGGGCTTTTCCAGTGA
- a CDS encoding hypothetical protein (identified by Glimmer2; putative), whose amino-acid sequence MSNETDTRTVILDQLVYTWAERTLTGTGNGVVLRSSQWPTGISAATDAALADFVEYIPARLQHRLSGGLTPPLGADFWEHPEYGNVVSVHRYLGVDSAGRGGRSIIHVLLDRERRLDALSAMDLCRSQLIATEWDLNSDPVHDMDAVRFIPGQRLEQLPQLDAQLLIMTMSGILENILHGRQIVFTHEQEVDALGLLETCLRILPRSLAKKVTFSTYRGIPQRSKFAVSFASTIFSEVLPKADLQKTYVPLPESDTGQPAAEAIAASISPAAVNAATELLRLREIGSICPPDVSSFVGLEQWISHHRLAVGPSELLDLAGCTALLALPSDTGWVHRDHIIRRAAQIVAGTTQKPTFLGLLTASEKEYFGLALHSQAVAAISSSPSLALNAKHQADALGYPAQRLAELAIPGLDALPLEQPTDNPALAQFISEIAAFLPLSVRVGWVSAGPLFRDALLKEWEPTSRAVATQTWTQPRWARAHSTPAKSVALLHPVSSAGIVAKALADHTASSAAIDSVLEADHEFGDGAFTEVIRRVVKTTPGIPNHHLRRLAECDLLPASILADIKRITDPQKTEKPAFEPAASVRHSAALWPSHEPFQNSMLPQPRQTESAPPQQYSEYRRNTAQEWDHRWQGFAPESSHEPSASARKPWEGTVDQPAIARRRTTVRILAVGFSAVAGYAVAASQWNLIVWPPAVLVLLISVMLTILPIRRQSKPAEKRTSSYRRQRMGVLTGSYSANSLAQSKKGTVNLSRLMRRRSKDSD is encoded by the coding sequence ATGAGCAACGAAACGGATACTCGCACGGTCATACTGGACCAACTCGTCTACACCTGGGCTGAACGAACGCTCACAGGAACCGGCAATGGCGTTGTGCTGCGCTCAAGTCAGTGGCCAACAGGTATCAGCGCTGCCACAGACGCCGCCCTTGCCGACTTTGTGGAGTACATTCCCGCAAGATTGCAGCACCGGCTTAGCGGTGGCCTGACACCCCCGTTGGGCGCCGATTTTTGGGAGCACCCCGAGTACGGGAACGTCGTTTCCGTGCACCGCTATCTAGGTGTTGACAGCGCTGGCAGGGGCGGCAGGAGTATCATCCACGTGCTGCTGGACCGGGAACGGAGACTCGATGCGCTGTCGGCCATGGACCTGTGCCGTAGCCAGCTCATAGCCACCGAGTGGGATCTGAATTCTGACCCGGTCCATGACATGGACGCTGTCCGCTTCATACCCGGGCAAAGGCTCGAGCAACTGCCGCAACTAGATGCCCAATTGTTGATTATGACAATGTCCGGGATCTTGGAAAACATCCTCCATGGGCGCCAGATCGTGTTTACCCACGAGCAAGAAGTAGATGCCTTAGGTCTTCTGGAGACCTGTCTCCGGATCCTGCCGAGGAGCTTGGCCAAAAAAGTCACCTTCTCCACATACCGCGGAATTCCGCAGCGCAGCAAGTTTGCTGTCTCTTTCGCTTCCACTATCTTCAGTGAAGTTCTGCCGAAAGCGGACCTTCAGAAAACGTATGTCCCCTTACCAGAGTCAGACACCGGTCAGCCAGCGGCAGAAGCAATTGCCGCGAGCATCAGTCCCGCGGCTGTAAATGCCGCCACTGAACTGTTGCGCCTGCGGGAGATCGGTTCGATTTGCCCACCGGACGTTAGTTCTTTCGTCGGGCTTGAGCAGTGGATCAGCCATCACAGGCTGGCAGTCGGGCCGTCGGAATTGCTGGATCTGGCCGGTTGCACGGCGCTCCTCGCTCTTCCATCAGACACAGGTTGGGTCCACCGCGATCACATCATCCGACGAGCGGCTCAAATTGTCGCCGGGACCACGCAGAAACCGACTTTCCTCGGCTTGTTGACCGCATCGGAAAAAGAGTACTTCGGCCTTGCCCTGCATTCTCAGGCCGTGGCCGCGATCTCTTCGTCACCGAGCCTTGCCCTGAATGCGAAACACCAAGCGGACGCCTTGGGATATCCCGCGCAACGCTTGGCCGAGCTGGCCATCCCGGGACTCGACGCTTTGCCACTGGAGCAACCGACCGACAATCCCGCTTTGGCGCAGTTTATAAGCGAGATCGCCGCGTTCCTGCCGCTAAGCGTCCGCGTCGGGTGGGTTTCTGCCGGGCCCCTGTTCCGTGACGCCCTGCTGAAGGAGTGGGAACCCACGAGCCGCGCGGTTGCGACTCAGACATGGACGCAGCCCCGGTGGGCGCGGGCGCACTCTACGCCAGCCAAGTCCGTAGCACTGTTGCATCCAGTATCGTCGGCTGGAATCGTGGCGAAGGCACTCGCCGACCACACCGCATCATCAGCGGCTATCGACTCTGTACTGGAGGCGGACCACGAATTTGGGGATGGTGCCTTCACCGAAGTCATCCGCAGAGTGGTGAAAACAACACCAGGAATTCCGAATCATCACCTGCGCAGGCTTGCCGAGTGTGATCTCCTACCGGCATCCATATTGGCCGACATCAAGAGGATTACCGACCCGCAAAAGACGGAGAAGCCCGCATTCGAGCCCGCCGCATCAGTGCGGCATTCGGCAGCGTTGTGGCCCAGCCATGAACCCTTCCAGAATTCAATGCTGCCTCAACCCCGTCAGACTGAGTCCGCCCCGCCTCAGCAATACAGCGAATATCGCCGGAACACAGCTCAGGAGTGGGACCATCGCTGGCAGGGCTTCGCTCCGGAATCTTCGCATGAACCCTCAGCAAGTGCTCGGAAGCCGTGGGAGGGAACAGTTGACCAGCCCGCCATTGCCCGCCGGAGAACCACAGTACGAATCCTGGCTGTTGGGTTTTCAGCAGTTGCGGGCTACGCCGTAGCAGCTTCGCAGTGGAACCTGATTGTCTGGCCTCCGGCGGTCTTGGTCTTGCTCATCTCGGTGATGCTGACGATCCTGCCCATTAGGCGCCAATCCAAGCCAGCTGAAAAGCGGACATCTTCATACCGCCGCCAAAGGATGGGAGTCCTGACGGGGAGCTACAGCGCAAACTCGTTGGCACAATCCAAGAAGGGCACTGTAAACCTGTCCCGACTAATGCGACGACGATCAAAAGACAGCGACTGA
- a CDS encoding Penicillin binding protein transpeptidase domain (identified by match to protein family HMM PF00905) produces the protein MNGPSLASPRATSTQGAAKRRATIPAVVLQGAIPFSVFWILADVDDGSRILGAMALGLCAAVCGAVAKPTRYLVAVVWGVTAVGIAIQLRLGADLGTMLTFAVASALLFVGASAVLPRILRHFRAPEKLARLGQLALGAALLLRLIPGLQGHINSGQLAIGSFSLQLGEFSRILAIAGVGLIGWSTLGTLGLRRLFRSESKASSIGLILLAGNLGLLAVVDTGPAIVLTAAAAVMVVASVARIRPILRRIEVWLTAGAIVFLSVSFAAQFNVLDRLETRWSNVSTPDEQLAAALRAAQGGGLIGHGVGTSPLAGHIPVAASDFVPAVVAADLGYLALGAITAALLCCYGIMLSRISRGRTPLAIMGIGVLTALLVQTVITVLGSMGAIPLTGLSTPALAATGSTMLSTFIALGIASAAVREMTAVEPAGRPPTVAPPRAVLGISAGIVAYLCALAVLPIDTSLQGLYLARGDIRTADGAIIASTDSDGERVYPSGGLYSDVGLVVRGYADYGVESMYRSELTCGGPANPLDVLLGLFRQPACVPADIETTLQSPLQKAIKEAAGDSSAQVVVTDSMSGSILALYSSRQKDPADVSAGTAPEAPSRLKSSPPGSTFKVVVAAAALLNDVDADGARTDVVKANGAELTNSRNLECPDTSIATMLAFSCNTTAGYLALHVGQPELNRVAEEYFGANMLTRFDGGDVAPLTLAQEDTSLSAPQLMRTGIGQESVQSSPLAMNAATAVIAHSALSTDGSATPALHLVASVCSGTPAVTAATTFGKALPAPVATEILRGMRQAAEVGTATHLGKAGHSLGRDIAAKSGTAEVSIPGSAAALDSWVTAIIDGRWIITARVQNSTAAQANNAQEIAARILPLIPRSNISYKTPCS, from the coding sequence ATGAACGGGCCGTCGCTGGCCTCGCCCCGGGCAACATCGACTCAAGGCGCCGCCAAGCGGCGGGCGACCATTCCCGCCGTCGTACTTCAGGGGGCCATTCCGTTCAGCGTCTTCTGGATTCTGGCGGACGTCGACGACGGTTCCCGCATCTTGGGCGCCATGGCGCTAGGCCTCTGTGCCGCAGTGTGCGGGGCCGTGGCCAAACCCACCCGGTACCTCGTCGCGGTTGTTTGGGGTGTCACGGCTGTGGGCATCGCCATCCAGCTCCGACTCGGCGCAGATCTTGGCACCATGCTGACCTTCGCAGTGGCTTCAGCGCTCCTCTTCGTCGGTGCCTCTGCCGTGCTTCCCCGCATCCTCCGGCACTTTCGCGCCCCGGAGAAGCTTGCGCGCCTGGGACAACTCGCACTCGGTGCGGCACTGCTGCTCCGACTCATCCCGGGGCTGCAGGGGCACATCAATTCCGGTCAGCTGGCCATCGGTTCCTTCTCCCTGCAGTTGGGCGAATTCAGCCGTATCCTTGCGATTGCAGGTGTGGGCCTGATCGGCTGGAGCACCTTGGGAACCCTCGGATTGCGCCGCCTGTTCCGTAGCGAATCCAAGGCCTCCAGCATCGGACTCATCCTCCTGGCGGGAAACCTCGGCCTGCTGGCTGTCGTGGACACCGGCCCGGCGATTGTCCTGACCGCCGCCGCCGCCGTCATGGTGGTGGCGTCCGTCGCCCGAATCCGGCCCATCCTGCGCCGGATCGAAGTCTGGCTGACCGCCGGCGCAATCGTGTTCCTGAGCGTCAGCTTCGCTGCACAGTTCAACGTTCTGGACCGTCTGGAAACCCGGTGGTCCAACGTGTCCACGCCAGATGAACAACTGGCCGCAGCACTGCGGGCCGCCCAAGGTGGCGGCTTGATCGGGCACGGCGTTGGAACCTCCCCGCTCGCAGGCCACATCCCGGTGGCCGCCTCCGATTTTGTCCCGGCCGTAGTCGCGGCGGATCTCGGCTACCTTGCACTCGGCGCGATAACTGCTGCGCTGCTGTGCTGCTACGGCATCATGCTGAGCCGGATCAGCCGTGGACGCACTCCCCTGGCAATCATGGGGATCGGCGTGCTCACAGCATTGCTGGTTCAAACCGTGATTACGGTCCTCGGCTCGATGGGAGCAATCCCCCTCACCGGATTAAGCACGCCGGCATTGGCGGCCACCGGTTCCACCATGCTGTCAACGTTCATCGCGCTCGGCATCGCCTCCGCGGCGGTCCGGGAGATGACCGCCGTCGAGCCTGCAGGGCGCCCGCCAACGGTTGCGCCGCCGCGAGCGGTGCTGGGCATCAGCGCCGGAATAGTGGCGTATCTCTGCGCTTTGGCCGTCCTGCCCATCGACACCAGCTTGCAGGGACTGTACCTGGCACGTGGCGACATCCGGACAGCGGACGGCGCCATCATTGCAAGCACCGACAGCGACGGCGAGCGCGTTTACCCCAGCGGCGGACTCTATTCAGACGTGGGCTTGGTGGTCCGAGGCTATGCGGACTACGGCGTGGAAAGCATGTACCGCTCAGAGCTGACCTGCGGTGGGCCGGCAAACCCACTGGATGTGCTCCTGGGACTCTTCCGGCAGCCGGCCTGCGTCCCCGCCGACATCGAGACGACTCTCCAAAGCCCTCTTCAAAAGGCCATCAAGGAAGCCGCCGGTGACAGCTCAGCCCAAGTGGTTGTTACGGACAGCATGAGCGGGAGCATTCTGGCGCTCTACTCATCCCGGCAAAAAGATCCGGCAGATGTCAGTGCGGGCACTGCACCGGAAGCCCCCAGCCGTCTGAAGAGCTCTCCACCGGGCTCCACATTCAAGGTGGTGGTCGCGGCCGCCGCCCTTCTTAACGACGTCGACGCGGATGGAGCTCGGACGGACGTTGTGAAGGCGAACGGCGCGGAATTGACCAACAGCAGGAATCTTGAGTGCCCCGACACTTCCATCGCCACCATGCTTGCTTTCTCCTGCAATACAACAGCGGGGTACCTGGCGTTGCACGTTGGGCAGCCCGAACTGAACCGGGTTGCGGAAGAATACTTCGGCGCAAACATGCTGACGCGCTTCGACGGCGGCGATGTCGCCCCGCTCACCCTGGCGCAGGAAGACACAAGCCTGTCAGCCCCTCAACTCATGCGCACGGGCATTGGTCAAGAATCGGTCCAGTCGAGTCCACTGGCGATGAACGCCGCGACGGCGGTTATCGCCCACTCCGCGCTAAGCACCGACGGCAGCGCGACCCCGGCACTGCACTTGGTGGCGAGCGTCTGCTCAGGAACGCCAGCAGTCACAGCTGCGACGACGTTCGGGAAAGCTCTACCTGCACCCGTTGCGACTGAGATTCTCCGAGGCATGCGACAAGCCGCGGAGGTGGGAACGGCAACCCACCTAGGTAAAGCCGGTCACTCTCTAGGGCGGGACATAGCAGCGAAGAGCGGAACGGCCGAGGTGAGTATTCCTGGCTCCGCAGCCGCGTTGGATTCCTGGGTTACCGCAATTATTGATGGCCGCTGGATCATCACGGCCCGTGTACAGAATTCGACAGCGGCGCAAGCCAACAATGCGCAGGAAATCGCGGCGCGCATTCTGCCTCTCATCCCGCGAAGCAATATTTCGTACAAAACGCCCTGCAGCTAG